A genomic stretch from Juglans microcarpa x Juglans regia isolate MS1-56 chromosome 3S, Jm3101_v1.0, whole genome shotgun sequence includes:
- the LOC121257223 gene encoding germin-like protein subfamily 1 member 1: MQMKTKCSILLQLFLGLALLLGLAKPDPDPLQDYCIADNKSPQYFFTNGAPCINPDKAESSHFATSVLSKPGNTGSNKFGFNVTLTNTVNLPGLNTQGLTLARIDVAVDGIVVPHSHPRASEVTICLEGLLHVGFVDTSNRLYTRTLRAGDAFVFPKGLIHYLYNGSPTTRAVAVSGLNSQNPGAQLTSFATFTSIPEIPDEVLKKAFQISKPDVTKIRRNLGG; encoded by the coding sequence ATGCAAATGAAAACCAAGTGTTCCATCTTGCTCCAATTATTCCTAGGACTGGCTCTTCTATTGGGCCTGGCTAAACCCGATCCGGATCCGCTTCAAGATTACTGTATTGCAGATAACAAAAGCCCACAATATTTCTTCACCAATGGTGCACCCTGCATTAACCCAGATAAAGCAGAATCTTCCCACTTTGCCACATCTGTTCTATCCAAGCCTGGTAATACCGGCAGCAACAAATTCGGCTTTAATGTCACGCTGACCAATACTGTTAATTTGCCTGGGCTCAACACCCAGGGCTTGACCCTGGCCCGAATCGACGTAGCAGTCGATGGTATTGTCGTGCCGCACTCACATCCGCGGGCTTCGGAAGTAACCATTTGCCTAGAGGGCTTACTTCATGTGGGCTTTGTGGACACTTCCAACCGTCTATATACGCGAACATTACGGGCCGGTGATGCATTCGTGTTTCCGAAAGGTTTGATCCACTATCTCTACAACGGAAGCCCAACAACTCGAGCGGTGGCTGTGTCCGGGCTTAATAGCCAGAATCCTGGTGCCCAACTAACGTCATTTGCCACATTCACATCAATACCTGAAATTCCTGATGAGGTGTTGAAGAAGGCGTTTCAAATCAGCAAACCAGATGTCACCAAAATTCGCAGAAACCTTGGAGGTTGA
- the LOC121257222 gene encoding probable galacturonosyltransferase-like 9 gives MIPTRFSAAVLLFLSLLLPSLCLGIRSFRIRVVGEDDEFEVPWLRFAEAPDYRNGADCPVSTDGEFGSSCDTSLVHIAMTLDSEYLRGSMAAVHSVLRHASCPEHVFFHFISAEFDPVSPRVLTQLVRSTFPSLNFKVYIFREDAVINLISSSIRQALENPLNYARNYLGDILDRCVERVIYLDSDVIVVDDIRKLWDIPLSGNRVIGAPEYCHANFTKYFTDSFWSDPVLSRVFASRKPCYFNTGVMVMDLERWREGSYRKRIENWMELQRKKRIYDLGSLPPFLLVFGGNVEPVHHRWNQHGLGGDNVRGSCRPLHPGPVSLLHWSGKGKPWVRLDAKKPCTLDSLWEPYDLYRANVQTLGSSSPTSSSTLVGNSGYFL, from the coding sequence ATGATTCCTACCCGTTTCAGCGCCGCCGTTTTGCTGTTTCTTTCGCTTCTGTTACCGTCCCTTTGCTTGGGCATCCGGTCGTTTCGGATTAGAGTGGTCGGCGAGGATGATGAGTTCGAAGTACCGTGGCTGCGATTTGCCGAAGCACCGGACTACCGTAACGGAGCGGACTGCCCCGTGTCGACCGACGGGGAATTCGGCTCCTCGTGCGACACGTCGCTCGTTCACATCGCGATGACTTTGGACTCGGAGTATCTACGAGGCTCCATGGCGGCTGTTCACTCGGTTTTGCGGCATGCTTCCTGCCCTGAGCACGTCTTCTTCCACTTCATTTCGGCAGAGTTCGACCCGGTGAGTCCCCGGGTACTCACCCAACTCGTCCGATCCACGTTCCCTTCCCTCAATTTTAAGGTCTACATATTCCGCGAGGACGCGGTGATCAACCTCATCTCCTCTTCGATTCGCCAAGCTCTCGAGAACCCGTTGAACTATGCCAGGAACTACCTGGGCGACATACTCGATCGCTGCGTCGAGCGGGTCATTTACCTTGACTCGGACGTGATCGTGGTTGACGACATTCGCAAGCTCTGGGACATCCCGCTCAGTGGGAACCGAGTCATCGGTGCGCCCGAGTACTGCCACGCGAACTTCACCAAGTACTTCACCGACTCGTTCTGGTCCGACCCCGTCCTCTCCCGCGTCTTCGCCTCCAGAAAACCGTGCTACTTCAACACGGGCGTGATGGTCATGGACCTGGAAAGGTGGAGAGAGGGGAGCTACAGGAAGAGAATCGAGAACTGGATGGAATtgcagaggaagaagaggatCTATGATCTGGGTTCGCTCCCGCCGTTCTTGCTAGTCTTTGGCGGGAACGTGGAGCCCGTTCATCACAGATGGAACCAGCACGGTCTCGGCGGCGACAATGTTAGGGGAAGCTGTCGGCCGCTGCACCCGGGACCGGTCAGTCTGCTGCACTGGAGTGGGAAAGGGAAGCCCTGGGTTCGACTCGATGCCAAGAAGCCTTGTACACTTGATAGTCTTTGGGAGCCGTACGATCTTTACAGAGCAAACGTTCAGACGTTGGGGTCTTCGTCTCCAACATCGTCTTCGACCTTGGTTGGGAATTCGGGTTATTTCTTATGA